A region of Sulfurimonas sp. DNA encodes the following proteins:
- a CDS encoding DUF262 domain-containing protein, with translation MLELVAIVDKKIEKVRTKSLDISFNELLDMYENDELIISPDYQRLFRWSVDKQSRFIETLILELPLPPIFVIEIEEGKYELIDGLQRVSSYLHFRGVLKNRGTLTLADCDIIPELNGNTYEMFPKALQIKLKRNFIRVEVLRKESDIDLRYHMFKRLNSGGEVLSEQEVRNCTIRILNPEINNFIINMSQNADYKNTISKVTEDEIEKKKDEELVLRFLTLKNNLENYFHPFDEYLTKYMEDIAKESIPFNYKKEKENFEKTFMIVNKVLNSNIFSTKRMSGKYQSNFVLYYYDGLILGIQNYIDKIITHDNYSSLISLFEEIKDSDTLYKARTGSKSNIKIRIRLVEEKLKNFFDDN, from the coding sequence ATGTTAGAATTAGTAGCAATTGTTGATAAAAAAATAGAAAAAGTAAGAACAAAAAGCTTAGATATTTCATTTAATGAATTATTAGATATGTATGAAAATGACGAATTAATCATATCTCCAGATTATCAAAGATTATTTAGATGGAGCGTAGATAAACAGTCTCGTTTTATAGAAACACTCATCTTAGAGCTACCGTTACCCCCAATTTTTGTTATTGAAATTGAAGAAGGAAAATATGAATTAATTGATGGACTGCAGCGAGTATCATCTTATTTACACTTTCGTGGAGTATTAAAGAATAGAGGTACATTAACACTAGCTGATTGTGATATTATTCCTGAATTAAATGGTAACACATATGAGATGTTTCCAAAAGCCTTACAAATCAAATTAAAAAGAAATTTTATTCGTGTTGAAGTATTAAGAAAAGAAAGTGATATTGATTTAAGATATCATATGTTTAAACGATTAAATAGCGGAGGGGAAGTATTATCAGAGCAAGAAGTCAGAAATTGTACTATTAGAATACTAAACCCTGAAATAAATAATTTCATAATAAATATGAGCCAAAATGCTGATTATAAAAATACTATTTCTAAAGTAACTGAAGATGAAATTGAGAAGAAAAAAGATGAGGAACTAGTCTTAAGATTTCTAACATTAAAAAATAATCTTGAAAACTATTTTCATCCTTTTGATGAATATTTAACAAAGTACATGGAAGATATAGCTAAAGAGTCTATTCCTTTCAATTATAAAAAAGAAAAAGAAAATTTTGAAAAAACATTTATGATTGTAAACAAAGTGCTTAATTCAAATATTTTTTCAACTAAAAGAATGAGCGGAAAATATCAGAGTAACTTTGTGTTGTATTACTATGATGGTCTTATATTAGGTATACAAAACTACATTGATAAAATAATTACCCACGACAACTACAGCTCTTTAATAAGCCTTTTTGAAGAAATCAAGGATAGTGACACACTGTATAAAGCAAGAACGGGAAGTAAAAGTAATATTAAAATTAGAATAAGACTTGTTGAAGAAAAATTAAAAAACTTTTTTGATGACAATTGA